A genomic region of Colletotrichum destructivum chromosome 5, complete sequence contains the following coding sequences:
- a CDS encoding Putative S-adenosyl-L-methionine-dependent methyltransferase superfamily, which produces MSAVDGQRGGGAWSASFGAASRERSTSAATGTGPETPSASGHEPCAPAATRGIDCIPRQAAGLEKQSATPVEQSVLPQNEQEALGFSYSTPDISNTSMTPAKERQGPGLAVGTETEKNMPVTPAKLGEGDEKPRGTEHASSIEMSSTNSYDAARDSFKALRSPLTHPNGVPIFPDLSTEQQVSEASEATSQAESSIVADSDELDSTFDETDPSDAGYASDSATNASTSIESSVRDYMYENGRRYHRFREGQYNFPNDEMEQEREDMKHAMVKLLCNQKLNFAPIGEWPQQVLDIGTGTGAWAIEMGDEYPSATVLGVDLSPIQPEWVPPNVKFEVDDVESPWLYPANHFDYIHSRHTVMAIKDWGTLFQRSFEHLRPGGWVELQEIHHVPLSANNSVSATAHPVARYWGHVAQGLSNLGIDLNAAAGDRLPNMMREAGFVNVTERVFHVPIGVWPRNRVLKTVGMYWRTILLDGLQAIALGPFTRGLHWSAEQTEVFLVEVRRAYHDTSALMYMPLKIMYAQKPRSV; this is translated from the exons ATGTCAGCGGTGGACGGTCAGAGAGGTGGCGGCGCCTGGTCGGCGTCCTTTGGAGCTGCAAGTCGAGAAAGGTCGACAAGCGCCGCCACTGGTACCGGTCCTGAGACACCGTCCGCGAGCGGACACGAGCCATGCGCGCCCGCTGCGACACGAGGGATTGATTGCATCCCTCGACAGGCCGCAGGCTTGGAAAAGCAAAGTGCGACACCTGTTGAGCAGTCAGTCCTCCCGCAAAATGAGCAGGAAGCGTTGGGGTTTTCGTATTCTACCCCAGACATATCGAATACCAGTATGACACCTGCGAAAGAGCGACAAGGTCCCGGACTGGCAGTGGGCACCGAAACCGAGAAGAACATGCCTGTGACCCCGGCAAAgcttggcgagggcgacgagaagccAAGAGGCACCGAACACGCGTCCAGCATCGAGATGAGCAGCACCAACTCCTACGACGCGGCTCGCGACTCTTTCAAAGCACTACGGTCGCCTTTGACGCATCCCAACGGGGTGCCAATCTTCCCAGACCTGTCCACCGAGCAGCAAGTGTCGGAAGCCTCCGAGGCCACGTCACAAGCCGAAAGTTCCATCGTAGCGGATAGCGATGAGCTGGATTCCACGTTTGACGAAACAGACCCGTCCGATGCCGGGTATGCGAGCGACAGCGCAACGAATGCCAGCACGTCCATCGAGTCGTCAGTCCGAGACTACATGTACGAGAATGGGCGACGATATCATCGATTCCGTGAAGGACAGTACAACTTCCCCAACGATGAGATGGAGCAGGAACGGGAGGATATGAAGCATGCGATGGTCAAGTTGTTGTGCAACCAGAAGTTGAATTTTGCGCCGATCGGCGAGTGGCCACAGCAGGTGCTGGACATCGGGACCGGGACAGGCGCCTGGGCCATTGAGA TGGGCGACGAATACCCCAGCGCAACGGTGCTCGGGGTCGATCTCAGTCCGATCCAGCCGGAGTGGGTGCCGccgaacgtcaagttcgaggtggacgacgtcgaaaGCCCGTGGCTGTATCCGGCGAACCACTTTGACTACATCCATTCCCGGCACACAGTCATGGCCATCAAAGACTGGGGTACCCTTTTCCAGCGATCCTTCGA GCATCTCAGGCCCGGCGGCTGGGTCGAACTCCAGGAGATTCACCATGTCCCCCTGTCAGCAAACAACTCcgtgtcggcgacggcgcaTCCTGTGGCACGGTACTGGGGTCATGTGGCGCAAGGGCTTTCGAatctcggcatcgacctcAACGCGGCAGCAGGTGACCGGCTGCCCAACATGATGCGTGAAGCGGGCTTCGTCAACGTGACGGAGAGGGTGTTTCACGTGCCGATTGGGGTATGGCCTCGGAACCGAGTGCTCAAGACGGTGGGCATGTACTGGAGAaccatcctcctcgacgggcttCAGGCCATTGCTCTCGGGCCCTTCACCAGGGGGCTGCACTGGTCGGCGGAGCAGACAGAGGTGTTTCTTGTCGAGGTGAGGAGGGCGTACCACGACACTTCGGCGCTGATGTATATGCCGTTAAAGATCATGTACGCGCAGAAGCCGAGGAGCGTGTAG
- a CDS encoding Putative 2EXR domain-containing protein, translating into MEMLERPFMCDPTSFDFFGDLPKELRLKVWKAALRAENGRLVAAAPHRDDFSCRGGELPAVAAVNRESRGEFLRFHHEPGTDYAALSPMELDSHVLGYAVDAPPLTQTAREQVRDVRLHDFDFACRVRRGIRDGDPRADVGPPEASGIVRMPRLRFPNLSSIWIANLFAFDPGFQVLASNGALGPVAFTDLLHVGLNYRHSPSSGRTSVARYPMRDADISEGCRSVRMPPDLVGTPPHFFIRIDLRDDDGDDEDDESVPDGWALLDSRSGDSTEDLRLWNSTVKYVALRLREDD; encoded by the exons ATGGAAATGCTGGAACGAC catTCATGTGTGACCCGACGtctttcgacttcttcggcGATTTACCAAAGGAGCTACGCCTCAAGGTCTGGAAAGCCGCCCTCCGAGCCGAAAACGGCCGGCTCGTGGCCGCGGCGCCCCATCGCGACGACTTCTCCTGCCGAGGCGGCGAACTCCCCGCCGTCGCAGCCGTCAACCGCGAGAGCCGAGGGGAGTTTCTGCGATTCCAC CACGAGCCCGGCACCGACTACGCCGCCCTGTCGCCGATGGAGCTGGACAGCCACGTCCTCGGGTACGCGGTCGACGCGCCTCCCTTGACCCAGACGGCTCGCGAGCAGGTTCGAGACGTGAGGCTCCACGACTTCGACTTCGCCTGCCGCGTGAGGCGCGGCATCCGGGACGGTGACCCGAGAGCCGACGTCGGGCCCCCCGAGGCGTCTGGCATCGTCCGGATGCCTCGCCTCCGCTTCCCGAATCTGTCGAGCATCTGGATCGCCAACCTGTTCGCCTTCGACCCGGGCTTCCAGGTCCTCGCCAGCAACGGCGCCCTTGGCCCTGTCGCCTTCACGGACCTCCTCCACGTCGGCCTGAACTACCGCcactcgccgtcgtccggcAGGACCAGCGTGGCCCGGTATCCCATGCGTGACGCCGACATCTCGGAGGGTTGCCGGTCCGTCCGCATGCCGCCGGACCTGGTGGGCACGCCGCCGCACTTCTTCATCCGTATCGACCTGcgggacgacgatggcgatgacgaagacgatgagtCTGTGCCTGACGGCTGGGCGCTTCTCGACTCGAGGTCGGGTGATAGTACCGAAGACCTTCGCTTGTGGAACTCGACAGTCAAGTATGTCGCTCTGCGTTTGAGGGAGGATGACTAA
- a CDS encoding Putative 2EXR domain-containing protein, translated as MSEFHLFPSLPKELRLKIWRTTLAGQGRLVTVAPGHELLACRSGLPVLSAVNRESRQEFLRLYVRLRDRPDASTAADVEADDHVYFNPRLDTLIIGTDTKTGSALKSSGGMEALLLFARCPVGTLIDAPALPESAAEQVRQVHLYDLNPSRRMEMDSSLKNRKLEWGPGRDEPMPLPRLRFPNLDAVVIVTLHASLWVGNFKCHGSRGRHFRYVVPTNQVYYHIKDAAHGDSFAGMRPASRIPDEYLKPAPAQTRAMRVEILRSGDDDDGNGWVTNDWHLISGPDDFCHDTWVMLVQYITLRLGRQDE; from the coding sequence ATGTCCGAATTCCACCTGTTCCCTTCGCTCCCCAAGGAATTGCGACTCAAGATATGGCGCACGACCCTCGCAGGCCAGGGCCGGCTCGTCACGGTCGCCCCGGGCCACGAACTCCTCGCCTGCCGGAGCGGGCTGCCGGTCCTCTCGGCCGTCAACCGCGAGAGCCGCCAAGAGTTTCTACGGCTCTACGTCCGCCTCCGCGACCGACCTGACGCaagcaccgccgccgacgtcgaagccgacgacCACGTCTACTTCAACCCCCGCCTCGACACCCTCATCATCGGTACCGACACGAAAACAGGCTCGGCCTTGAAATCCTCCGGCGGTATGGaggcgctgctgctcttTGCCCGCTGCCCCGTCGGGACCCTCATCGACGCGCCCGCCCTGCCCGAGTCCGCCGCGGAGCAAGTCCGCCAGGTGCACCTATACGACCTCAACCCCTCCCGGCGGATGGAGATGGACTCCTCCCTGAAGAACCGCAAGCTCGAATGGGGCCCCGGACGAGACGAGCCGATGCCCCTCCCGCGCCTCCGGTTCCCgaacctcgacgccgtcgtcatcgtcaccctGCACGCCTCGCTCTGGGTCGGCAACTTCAAGTGCCACGGCAGTCGGGGGCGGCACTTCCGCTACGTCGTGCCCACGAACCAGGTCTACTACCACATCAAAGACGCGGCGCACGGCGACAGCTTCGCCGGCATGCGGCCCGCGTCGAGGATCCCGGACGAGTACCTCaagcccgcgcccgcgcaGACCCGGGCCATGCGCGTCGAGATCCTCCgctccggcgacgacgacgacggcaacggctgGGTCACCAACGACTGGCACCTGATCAGCGGCCCGGACGACTTCTGTCACGACACGTGGGTTATGCTGGTGCAGTACATCACGCTGCGTCTGGGTCGGCAGGATGAGTAG
- a CDS encoding Putative O-methyltransferase domain, S-adenosyl-L-methionine-dependent methyltransferase superfamily — MKKFRLSTWLGSGSTSDAAESDEKKQNRRSFSPFSAKSSAKVKDEISTEASASATKDAYTMPESPVSSASRLTELAKKIALETEKLEKYMQDNSLPMPTLDPSGPGDFPKLPEDIQKSRMEIIYATRELEALAHGPREDVRWKTWSYQDSLSLQLVNHFRLAKLVPIDGTITLAELQSKTSLDPVNLARILRHVMTNRIFREPSPGVIAHTAASRLLAEDQSLQDWVGYNLEDNFPASAHVLQALNAYPEATSLTRTGFNFAFDTVDKEPMFVTFGKDPARAKRFGGAMLSLTGGEGYEVKHLVDSYDLGEIDSKGGTLVDIGGSHGFVCVDLAKKWRNMKFVVQDLPKTVDSAPKPISDDSQISERIELVAHDFFQEQTVKDADVYFFRWIIHNYSTPYAVSILKNLVPALKPGARVVIKDHCLREPGQETPWDERIIRSMDMVMLAVLNAQERDEDEYRELFKAADERYVFKGVMRPKGCRMSIIEAVWDPEGLGTAAGPNDSVPAEVKEE, encoded by the exons ATGAAAAAGTTCAGGCTCAGCACATGGCTTGGCTCCGGCTCAACATCTGATGCTGCCGAAagcgacgagaagaagcaaaacCGCCGCTCCTTTTCCCCGTTTTCTGCCAAGTCCAGCGCCAAAGTCAAGGATGAGATTTCAACTgaggcctcggcctcggccactAAGGATGCCTATACTATGCCAGAAAGCCCCGTTTCGTCGGCGTCACGATTGACAGAGCTCGCGAAGAAGATCGCTCTCGAGACCGAAAAGCTCGAAAAGTACATGCAGGACAACAGCCTGCCAATGCCTACCTTGGACCCAAGCGGACCGGGCGATTTTCCAAAACTTCCCGAGGACATTCAGAAGAGTCGTATGGAGATCATCTATGCTACTCGGGAGCTTGAGGCTCTGGCTCACGGACCCAGAGAGGATGTTAGATGGAAGACATGGAGT TATCAAGATAGTCTCAGTCTACAGCTTGTGAACCATTTCCGCTTGG CCAAGCTTGTTCCCATTGACGGCACCATCACACTCGCCGAACTTCAGTCCAAGACTTCGCTGGACCCCGTCAACCTAGCCCGCATTCTACGCCATGTCATGACCAATCGCATATTCCGCGAGCCTTCGCCCGGTGTCATCGCCCACACGGCAGCATCACGTCTGTTGGCCGAAGACCAATCGTTACAGGACTGGGTTGGCTACAATCTCGAGGACAATTTCCCAGCCTCCGCGCATGTCTTGCAGGCTCTCAACGCATACCCAGAGGCCACTTCTCTAACGCGCACCGGCTTCAACTTTGCATTCGACACGGTGGACAAGGAGCCGATGTTCGTCACCTTTGGCAAGGATCCGGCCCGTGCGAAGCGTTTTGGCGGTGCGATGCTCAGTCTTACTGGTGGGGAAGGCTACGAAGTTAAGCACCTGGTTGATTCCTACGACCTTGGCGAGATTGATTCCAAAGGAGGGACGCTGGTAGATATCGGTGGCAGCCACGGCTTTGTGTGCGTCGACCTGGCAAAGAAGTGGAGGAACATGAAGTTTGTGGTACAAGATCTCCCGAAGACGGTCgactcggcgccgaagccgatCTCTGACGACTCCCAAATCTCTGAGCGCATCGAACTCGTAGCGCACGATTTCTTCCAAGAGCAGACGGTGAAGGATGCCGACG TCTACTTCTTCCGCTGGATCATCCATAACTATTCAACACCCTATGCAGTCTCTATTCTCAAGAATCTCGTTCCGGCACTCAAGCCTGGCGCTAGAGTCGTCATCAAGGACCACTGTCTGCGAGAGCCGGGACAAGAGACGCCGTGGGACGAGAGGATCATCCGCAGCATGGACATGGTCATGCTGGCTGTGCTGAACGCTCAAGAacgcgacgaggacgagtaTCGAGAACTGTTCAAAGCGGCAGATGAGCGCTACGTTTTCAAGGGTGTGATGCGGCCCAAGGGGTGCAGGATGAGCATCATCGAAGCGGTATGGGATCCAGAGGGGTTGGGCACCGCAGCGGGGCCGAATGACTCCGTTCCAgccgaggtcaaggaggaATAA